A genomic segment from Nodularia sphaerocarpa UHCC 0038 encodes:
- a CDS encoding Hsp70 family protein, with the protein MGKAIGIDLGTTNSVAAFKLAEVEVVTANDNTPPDRKLTRSVVAYEQGKFSVGDQAYNQLRADPENVVISIKRLMGRGFGDTAVQKQKLEIGYKIAQPSQGTDNSIAILLGNQEFQPEDISAEILKKVVQNTQVYRQGIGKTSEVIDQAVITIPAYFNDKQRHATRAAARKAGLVSSELLPEPTAAAISYGFSPDSEDVKTILVYDFGGGTFDASLITAAGTSFIEQGKAGDLWLGGDDIDSRIIKFVKERVAQQEGISDIESLIAKMPHYQRVRFNADLKIAVERAKVELSSSTVALIAPATQLLDELGIAIPIEVEITREQFEELITDFVDSSIQICRQALQYAEYHLDMVDVVLLVGGSSQIPLVQRKVQQTFGIKKVVVHPRPMYAVAEGAAIVAAGLTEKVGTVSRDYFIQLADGAFKVISQGDILPVTTSHTFKTVAEGQRLIHFQLFSPDEVKENRDGGKYDEVIGDIWLGLDNKYPAGTEILVNLELDEQNSPLQMRATLKNDPAVSISCTFSRGKSDEGIYRELEEAIAELNNQGLTDIGVEAALKLAVPVVQLTNEIVDLKTGEERLDFRERARANLKKFQVSMSSERLEAESLVNQCDRMVELCSFMIPQPQVERLQKLSQELQNAINANDLSKMEFESENARRELRNLPEEVQLIQAIIISIRQARAVAPTQANAMSEKLFQMLNAIEKGDGGEAERLWGELQPDVEYWLDQELPSNTIVTGLKR; encoded by the coding sequence ATGGGCAAAGCAATTGGGATTGATTTGGGTACAACTAATTCTGTAGCAGCATTTAAGTTGGCAGAAGTAGAAGTAGTTACAGCCAATGACAACACACCCCCAGACAGGAAATTAACGCGCTCTGTTGTAGCTTACGAGCAAGGTAAATTTTCCGTGGGAGATCAGGCTTACAACCAGCTAAGGGCTGACCCAGAAAATGTCGTAATTTCCATCAAGCGGTTGATGGGTAGAGGTTTTGGGGATACAGCAGTACAAAAACAAAAGCTGGAAATTGGTTATAAAATTGCCCAACCTAGTCAGGGGACAGATAATAGCATAGCGATTTTGCTGGGAAATCAAGAATTTCAACCAGAGGATATCTCGGCGGAAATTCTCAAAAAAGTGGTGCAGAATACTCAAGTTTATCGCCAGGGAATCGGCAAAACAAGCGAAGTTATTGATCAAGCTGTGATTACTATTCCCGCATACTTCAACGATAAACAACGCCATGCTACCCGTGCAGCTGCGCGTAAAGCCGGGCTAGTTTCTTCAGAACTGCTTCCAGAACCGACTGCGGCTGCTATATCTTACGGTTTTTCACCAGATAGCGAAGATGTGAAGACGATTTTAGTCTACGACTTTGGTGGTGGTACGTTCGATGCGTCGCTGATTACAGCAGCAGGAACTTCATTTATTGAACAGGGGAAAGCGGGAGATTTATGGTTGGGAGGAGATGACATTGACTCTCGCATCATCAAGTTTGTCAAAGAGCGAGTTGCACAGCAAGAAGGAATTTCTGACATTGAAAGTTTGATTGCAAAAATGCCCCACTATCAACGGGTGAGATTTAATGCTGATCTGAAGATAGCAGTGGAACGCGCCAAGGTGGAATTAAGTAGTTCTACGGTAGCTCTGATTGCTCCTGCAACTCAGTTACTCGATGAATTGGGAATCGCCATTCCCATAGAAGTAGAAATTACCCGTGAGCAGTTTGAGGAATTAATTACTGATTTTGTAGACAGTTCAATTCAGATTTGCCGCCAAGCATTACAGTACGCTGAATATCACCTGGATATGGTGGATGTGGTGCTTTTAGTCGGGGGTTCTTCTCAAATTCCTTTGGTACAACGTAAAGTTCAACAAACCTTTGGCATAAAAAAGGTGGTTGTACATCCTCGACCAATGTATGCTGTAGCCGAAGGTGCGGCAATTGTGGCGGCTGGATTGACAGAGAAAGTAGGAACAGTTTCCCGCGATTATTTTATTCAATTAGCGGATGGTGCTTTTAAAGTCATCAGCCAGGGTGATATTTTGCCAGTGACAACATCCCACACGTTTAAAACTGTGGCTGAGGGACAACGCTTAATTCACTTTCAGCTTTTTAGTCCTGATGAAGTCAAGGAAAATAGAGATGGGGGCAAATATGATGAAGTTATCGGGGATATATGGTTAGGCTTGGACAACAAATACCCAGCCGGAACCGAAATTTTAGTTAATTTGGAGCTAGATGAACAGAATAGCCCTTTGCAAATGAGGGCGACTTTGAAAAATGACCCCGCAGTAAGTATTAGCTGTACCTTTTCACGAGGTAAATCAGACGAAGGAATTTATCGAGAATTAGAGGAAGCGATCGCCGAACTGAATAACCAAGGTTTAACAGATATCGGTGTTGAAGCAGCGCTGAAATTAGCAGTACCAGTTGTACAGTTAACCAACGAAATTGTTGATTTGAAAACAGGAGAAGAGCGCCTAGATTTTCGTGAGCGTGCTAGAGCCAACTTGAAAAAATTTCAGGTATCTATGTCTAGCGAACGTTTAGAAGCAGAGTCTCTGGTGAATCAATGCGATCGCATGGTGGAACTTTGCAGCTTTATGATTCCTCAACCCCAGGTAGAAAGATTGCAAAAACTCAGTCAAGAGTTGCAAAATGCCATTAATGCCAATGACTTATCCAAAATGGAGTTTGAGAGCGAAAATGCCAGACGGGAACTCCGTAATCTCCCGGAGGAAGTACAACTAATTCAAGCTATAATTATCTCTATTCGTCAAGCCCGTGCGGTTGCACCTACCCAAGCCAACGCCATGTCTGAGAAATTATTCCAGATGCTCAACGCTATAGAAAAAGGCGATGGCGGCGAAGCCGAACGTTTGTGGGGTGAATTACAACCAGATGTAGAATATTGGCTAGATCAAGAATTGCCCAGTAACACCATTGTTACAGGACTCAAACGATGA
- a CDS encoding LysM peptidoglycan-binding domain-containing protein, which produces MNSKLICPVCNYQEVEGNICPNCDADLSLIRMLQELPPVENLRPTIKVTGWQLGAALLLLVIGIGLGSLGSFIFVQSAVTVVAPHPIAVNSDRPTPPINDTAILVPQKPPEPITYTVKPGDHLSAITEKFCGEGISWQVVVNANPQLKGRENLIKVGEVFKIPNCQEGT; this is translated from the coding sequence ATGAATAGCAAACTCATCTGTCCTGTGTGCAATTACCAAGAAGTAGAAGGCAACATTTGTCCTAATTGTGATGCTGATCTTTCCTTAATTCGGATGCTGCAAGAATTACCGCCGGTGGAAAATCTGCGTCCCACAATCAAAGTTACTGGATGGCAATTAGGAGCAGCTTTACTTCTGCTCGTCATCGGAATTGGTTTAGGATCATTGGGTAGCTTTATATTCGTGCAATCTGCTGTAACTGTTGTTGCTCCTCATCCCATTGCAGTTAATAGCGATCGCCCCACACCACCAATTAATGATACTGCTATTCTAGTACCGCAGAAACCCCCAGAACCAATTACCTACACTGTTAAACCTGGAGATCATCTCAGTGCTATTACAGAGAAATTCTGTGGTGAAGGTATCTCTTGGCAAGTCGTAGTTAACGCCAACCCCCAACTCAAAGGTAGGGAAAACTTGATCAAAGTCGGGGAGGTGTTCAAAATTCCCAATTGCCAGGAGGGGACTTGA
- a CDS encoding peptidase M, neutral zinc metallopeptidase site translates to MSILDKLNNFSKRWLGIGIVDAWRQASQTKEASQKAAQLAQKKYLREAVIIVEKALSPWSRKPGFWEGLICQLLLGNLLDNLKQQLSQWRKKVAEANKLLAQGKALLAQDTGNPLITEDISSAIALFQRCSNILLDQQISHAISQCQNELQRRQQFQVLLTQAESQAANWYFKNALVAYRQAEKLYSTEAIKQAITATQAQLPKEEIYSSALQRAKQGEIEGKLQGALRLLQAAHHKFPRADGLDLLQKLQQTIKGREQFRQGLVAEKGGNFPEARSFYENAKLLLPDMITCRIRLGAISIKMQDWAAALSHLEGLTGEQAAYFRGFVYAQQENLQTAYREWQGLSAPVMTEQREILKSLSERKRLLCLQNIELLVTANKLEQAKTASTEFIKTFGSHLLLEENQNKHIQPRLEAELWQGGNWKIIADQVEQKWVAQPNLITLHNWAVATYYYSQSNPTKLTALIMALSTALVNLNADPNLQDVPWLGKSVDFTSVSLGLKRRLEAAIDSVKDQNINDYLNLRDRLRLELVALKLMGEPSTSGMQVNDIFITPGCYQRYISQWQVPIVNKIDSSQKLLSSLYTPWGLAVAACLEGDSPRAIQLKPAHQATAGVEIFAQKFVAYHEGCHYLQQQNWRGAIIPLQQAQSEINIIADWEKEIDKLCGLQRQNISNFSEHLDFAQFWYEILGSQSARSYLAEYKAEQIREQVSEEQISLDKALIQLQELQKIDPQNPIVLDLISRVKFQQELKSIEKLIRSNKFEVAVQRAKISNHQRIRTIVAEICIDILLKAIENRDLEFEDIYQLGSWAYSLCPDEPGYQEIYHSLKLY, encoded by the coding sequence ATGAGTATTCTCGACAAATTGAACAACTTCAGTAAAAGGTGGCTGGGTATAGGTATTGTGGATGCGTGGCGACAAGCATCTCAGACCAAAGAAGCCAGCCAAAAAGCCGCACAATTAGCCCAAAAAAAATATCTGCGGGAAGCGGTAATTATTGTTGAAAAAGCTCTTTCTCCTTGGTCTAGAAAACCGGGTTTTTGGGAAGGTTTGATTTGCCAATTGTTATTAGGTAATCTTTTAGACAACCTGAAACAGCAATTATCACAATGGCGCAAAAAAGTAGCTGAAGCAAACAAGTTGCTAGCCCAGGGGAAAGCACTTTTGGCTCAAGATACTGGTAATCCTTTAATCACTGAAGACATTTCCAGTGCGATCGCTCTGTTTCAGCGCTGTAGCAACATTCTGCTCGATCAACAGATATCTCACGCCATCAGCCAATGCCAAAATGAACTACAACGGCGACAGCAGTTTCAGGTGTTGTTGACCCAAGCTGAATCACAAGCAGCCAATTGGTATTTTAAAAATGCCCTTGTTGCTTACCGCCAAGCTGAAAAACTCTACTCTACTGAGGCTATAAAACAGGCTATCACTGCTACCCAAGCACAACTGCCAAAAGAAGAAATTTACTCTTCGGCGCTACAAAGGGCAAAACAAGGGGAAATTGAGGGCAAATTACAAGGGGCGCTCAGGCTTTTGCAGGCGGCTCATCATAAATTTCCCCGTGCAGATGGACTCGATTTACTCCAAAAGCTACAACAGACTATTAAAGGAAGAGAACAGTTTCGCCAAGGTTTAGTAGCTGAGAAAGGTGGTAATTTTCCAGAGGCTAGATCATTTTATGAAAATGCTAAACTGCTGTTACCAGATATGATAACTTGCCGCATCAGGTTAGGGGCGATATCGATTAAAATGCAGGATTGGGCTGCTGCATTATCCCACCTTGAGGGGTTGACTGGAGAACAAGCTGCTTATTTTCGAGGATTTGTCTACGCTCAACAAGAAAATTTACAAACAGCTTATCGGGAATGGCAAGGGTTATCTGCTCCGGTAATGACTGAGCAACGAGAAATTCTCAAAAGTCTTTCCGAAAGGAAACGCCTATTATGTCTACAGAATATCGAGCTATTGGTAACAGCTAATAAATTAGAGCAGGCGAAAACAGCAAGCACAGAATTTATTAAAACATTTGGTTCTCATCTATTATTAGAAGAAAATCAAAATAAACATATTCAGCCCCGGTTAGAAGCAGAACTTTGGCAAGGGGGAAACTGGAAAATTATTGCTGATCAAGTTGAACAAAAATGGGTAGCACAGCCTAATTTGATCACATTACACAATTGGGCAGTAGCCACTTATTATTATTCCCAAAGTAACCCCACAAAGCTTACTGCATTGATTATGGCTTTGTCAACGGCATTAGTAAATTTAAATGCTGATCCAAATCTCCAAGATGTGCCTTGGCTGGGGAAATCTGTTGATTTTACATCAGTATCTTTAGGTTTGAAACGCCGACTAGAAGCAGCCATTGATAGTGTAAAGGATCAAAATATTAATGATTATTTAAATTTGCGCGATCGCTTACGCTTAGAATTAGTAGCTCTGAAATTAATGGGAGAGCCTTCAACGTCGGGGATGCAAGTTAATGATATATTTATCACTCCAGGTTGTTACCAGCGTTATATTTCTCAGTGGCAAGTTCCCATAGTCAATAAGATAGACTCTAGCCAAAAACTTCTATCTTCTCTCTATACTCCTTGGGGATTAGCAGTAGCTGCTTGTTTAGAAGGAGATAGCCCCAGAGCAATTCAACTTAAACCAGCGCACCAAGCTACTGCTGGTGTGGAAATATTTGCTCAGAAATTTGTGGCTTATCATGAAGGGTGTCATTACCTACAGCAACAAAATTGGCGAGGTGCAATTATTCCTCTCCAACAAGCACAGTCAGAAATTAACATCATTGCAGATTGGGAAAAAGAAATAGACAAACTTTGTGGATTGCAACGTCAAAATATATCAAATTTTTCTGAACATTTAGATTTTGCCCAGTTTTGGTATGAAATCTTAGGAAGTCAATCTGCTAGAAGTTATTTGGCTGAGTACAAAGCTGAACAAATCCGAGAGCAAGTTTCTGAGGAACAAATATCATTAGATAAAGCTTTAATCCAACTCCAAGAACTTCAAAAAATTGATCCCCAAAATCCTATTGTTCTTGATTTAATTTCGAGAGTTAAATTTCAGCAAGAACTAAAAAGCATTGAAAAATTAATTAGGAGTAATAAATTTGAAGTGGCTGTCCAACGTGCTAAAATATCCAACCATCAACGTATACGTACTATTGTGGCAGAAATTTGCATAGACATATTACTAAAAGCCATTGAAAACCGGGATTTAGAGTTTGAAGATATTTATCAGTTAGGTAGTTGGGCTTACTCACTTTGTCCAGATGAACCAGGTTATCAAGAGATTTACCACAGTCTTAAACTGTATTAA
- a CDS encoding nucleotide exchange factor GrpE produces the protein MKHILSFLSPLWFKSESPPSHLLLTLEQRNQLEQELKNLKKENVELQQALREKTAQATAKNEDLFLELLEVVDALETLLGYLEKNPDPQPGFFQRLPKSLGAVHRKFLSVLGKRQVLPIELQEGMEPDFKLCRVVDREVRNDWREQRITKIIRRGFRLEEKILRSTEVITSKPD, from the coding sequence GTGAAGCATATTCTCTCCTTTTTGTCCCCTTTATGGTTCAAATCAGAATCACCACCAAGCCATCTTCTTCTTACTCTAGAGCAGCGCAATCAGCTTGAGCAAGAACTGAAAAACCTGAAAAAGGAAAATGTGGAATTGCAGCAGGCTTTGCGAGAAAAAACTGCCCAAGCTACAGCAAAAAATGAAGATTTATTTTTGGAACTATTGGAAGTTGTTGACGCGTTAGAAACGCTGCTGGGCTATTTGGAAAAAAACCCCGATCCTCAACCAGGATTTTTTCAGCGCTTACCCAAGTCTTTAGGAGCCGTTCATCGCAAGTTTCTGAGTGTACTAGGAAAGCGCCAAGTCTTGCCTATAGAACTGCAAGAAGGTATGGAGCCAGATTTTAAATTATGTCGTGTAGTTGATCGTGAAGTGCGAAATGATTGGCGAGAGCAAAGAATTACTAAAATCATTCGTCGAGGGTTTCGTTTGGAGGAAAAGATTCTGCGCTCCACGGAGGTAATTACCTCTAAACCCGATTAA
- a CDS encoding DMT family transporter yields the protein MSIICGVNYIFNNFLINGRGELAALAAAGLWAIASVVYGIVGQHIPPLRLNLLKGIVAIALLISTILLTGESLPTSAPMPILLLCLSGIIGISWGDTAFLGAINYLGARRVLLIGTLAPPMTAVGAMIWLEESLNISAWCGILITTLGVAWVVTERVPGTSDDSPAHLWRGIGLGLLAAIANAIGTVISRVAFTTGSITSLWAALLRLGAAELILLGWMWLPNRQAQALSFSYRQSGRVIFATCFAAFCGTYLGIWLQQTAIKFTAAGIASTLLQTSPIFVIPLAMCIGEKVSWRAIAGVIIAIIGIGLLFFS from the coding sequence TTGAGCATTATTTGCGGGGTTAATTATATTTTTAATAATTTCTTAATAAATGGCAGAGGTGAATTAGCCGCTTTAGCTGCTGCTGGTTTGTGGGCGATCGCTTCGGTGGTATATGGGATTGTGGGGCAGCATATTCCGCCGCTACGATTGAATTTGCTCAAAGGGATAGTGGCGATCGCCTTGCTAATTTCAACCATCTTACTAACTGGCGAATCCTTACCCACCTCCGCCCCCATGCCCATTTTGCTGCTGTGCTTGAGTGGAATCATCGGTATTAGCTGGGGTGATACCGCTTTTTTAGGGGCGATTAATTACTTGGGCGCACGCCGTGTTTTACTCATAGGCACTCTTGCGCCTCCCATGACGGCGGTAGGGGCGATGATTTGGCTTGAGGAAAGTTTAAATATCAGTGCTTGGTGTGGAATTTTGATCACGACTTTGGGAGTGGCTTGGGTAGTCACAGAACGAGTTCCCGGTACTAGCGATGATTCCCCGGCGCATCTATGGCGAGGTATCGGCTTGGGTTTATTAGCAGCGATCGCCAATGCCATAGGTACAGTTATCTCTCGCGTAGCATTTACTACTGGCAGCATCACATCTCTGTGGGCTGCATTATTGCGCTTAGGTGCAGCCGAATTGATACTCTTGGGGTGGATGTGGTTACCCAACCGTCAGGCGCAAGCATTATCCTTTTCCTACAGACAATCTGGGCGAGTTATTTTTGCCACCTGCTTTGCGGCTTTTTGTGGGACTTATTTGGGCATTTGGCTACAACAAACAGCAATTAAATTCACGGCTGCGGGAATTGCGTCAACCTTGTTACAGACTAGCCCCATATTTGTCATTCCTCTTGCGATGTGCATTGGTGAAAAAGTTAGTTGGCGAGCGATCGCAGGTGTGATCATTGCCATCATCGGCATTGGATTATTATTTTTTTCCTAA
- a CDS encoding tetratricopeptide repeat protein, with product MKLWLFEQEQEKVKRRLTIAVVTTLCTITSISCSQNKDVLVTEIGVSPPNSRIAQTSPAGNLYVQGKNQHLKGDLQGAIATYTKVIDVDLNYAQAYNSRGLAYFDAGEKQKAIADYNQAINLSPNDAEAYNSRGNALASLGENQRAIADYNEAIRLSPRYAQAYNNRGNARAAQKDNNGALDDFNQAISLDSRSAIAYNNRGNARAAQGDRQGAIADYNQAIRLNADFGPAYNNRGNARAAQGDKEGALKDLERAAGIFKAQNSNDLYQQVMNNIRELGQ from the coding sequence ATGAAACTGTGGTTATTTGAGCAAGAGCAGGAGAAGGTTAAAAGACGATTGACTATAGCTGTGGTTACAACATTGTGTACAATTACCAGCATTTCTTGTAGTCAGAACAAAGATGTTTTGGTAACAGAAATAGGCGTTAGTCCTCCTAATAGTCGGATAGCGCAAACATCCCCAGCAGGTAATCTCTATGTTCAAGGGAAGAATCAGCACCTCAAAGGTGATTTGCAAGGGGCGATCGCTACTTATACGAAAGTGATTGATGTCGATCTGAATTATGCTCAGGCCTATAACAGCCGGGGACTAGCTTACTTTGATGCTGGGGAGAAGCAAAAAGCGATCGCTGATTATAATCAAGCTATTAATCTTTCTCCTAATGATGCCGAAGCCTACAATAGTCGAGGTAATGCTCTGGCTTCTCTCGGAGAGAACCAACGGGCGATCGCTGACTATAATGAAGCCATTCGCCTCTCTCCCCGCTATGCCCAAGCCTATAATAATCGCGGAAATGCTCGCGCCGCCCAAAAAGACAATAACGGGGCGCTAGATGACTTCAACCAAGCCATCAGCCTCGATTCTCGCTCTGCCATTGCTTACAATAATCGCGGAAATGCCCGCGCGGCTCAAGGCGATCGACAGGGTGCGATCGCCGATTACAATCAAGCCATTCGCCTCAATGCCGATTTTGGCCCCGCCTACAATAACCGGGGAAATGCCCGTGCAGCTCAGGGAGACAAAGAGGGTGCGCTCAAGGACTTGGAAAGAGCCGCAGGCATTTTTAAAGCACAAAATAGCAATGACTTATATCAACAAGTCATGAACAATATTAGAGAACTGGGGCAGTAA